The DNA window AACAGGCGATAGCTGTTAAATATTTTCTGAAATCCTATCTGGAAGATAATAGCTGGAATAAACTTACTTTCATTTCGAGTGATAATGCTGAGCTTACTATTAACAGGAAAGAACTTGATTCTCTGTATCTTTCCTTGATCAGTAAGGAGGGGGAATCGTATTTGAGATTGATAATTCCATCCGATGCTTTTCATCAGCGCTGGCTGAAATATATCACTCAGATTGACTTAAAATGAAACTGCTGCAGGTAGAGGATCTTGGTTTTAAATATCCTGACCAAAAAGACTGGCTGTTTTCAGGGTTATCTTTTTCTATCGAATCGGGACAAATAATGGCACTCACAGGAGATAACGGTTCAGGGAAAACCACTTTGCTTTACATGCTGTCTGGCATCATTCCACGTCACCGGCAAGGGGAAATAAAAGGAGAGATAATTCTGGCAGATATTGATCACAAAAATGCAGCTCTGCCTGAACTTGCTGCCAATATTTCTTTGGTGATGCAGCAGCCTGAGGATCAGATATTTTTTCCAACCGTAGAGCAGGAACTGGCTTTTGCACCAGAAAATCTGTGCCTTAGTGTGGAAGAAATAAATTCGAGAATCGACCAGGTACTTAAACTTTTGAATATTGTAAAGCTAAGATTTGCTGATACTGATAAACTGTCATTTGGACAGCAAAAACTGGTAGCTTTGGCAGCTATTCATACATTGCAGCCCAAAATATTATTACTGGATGAAATCAGTGGTGGACTTGATGATGATAAATTAGCTGCTGTCTGTCAGCTTATCAGAGATTATACTGATTCTGGAAAGGCAGTTATCATCGCAGATCATTATCCCGGATTATTAAAAATGGCAGATATTACTTTAGATCTGAACTCAAAATGAATAATCTGATAACTCTGAAGAACTTTTCTTTTGCATTTTCTGAAAAGGACATTTTTCAGGAGATTGATCTTGAAATTCCTCTGGAAGGAGTCAGCCTGCTCTCAGGTGAAAATGGCTCAGGGAAATCCACATTTTGCAGATTACTGCTTGCTTTGCAGTCCGGCTATAAAGGTAAATTGCTTTTTAATGATCTTGAGATCGCTGGTACTGATACAGAATCAATTGCAGAAGAGATCATATATCTTAGACAATCTCCTTCTTTGAATTTGCTGGCAGCTACTTCTATGTTAGATTTGGGTATCTGGCAAGCTGGATTTGAGGTGAATAATATAGATGAAGCTGCAATTGAAAAAGCACTTAATTACTTTGATATGCTAAATTATAAAGATAAACCCGTGTGGGAACTTTCTGAAGGGCAGCGACAAAGAGTAGCACTTGCTGCACTGCTGCTGAACAAACAAAAAATATGGCTGCTGGATGAGCCTGCTGCAGGATTGGATAGCACCCGGCAGAGACAATTAAAAAAACTGATAATTGAGCAAAGCAAACAAAAAGGAATTTTGATCATCTCACACAGATATGACCTATTTGCTGACGTCTCAGAAAAAATATATGAAATTAAGGAAAAATCCATAAACTTAAGGAAATAATGAAAAATATACTATTTATTATTGTAATTATATATTGCTTCTCTATGTATGCTGCTGAACCTGACAGCCTGAAAGCACATCCTGAACCTAAATATCTACTCGAAGGAGCGAGTATTACAGCCGAAAAACCTACTCAGGCGATAGGGAAGATCGTAGTAAAAACCTTTGATGAGCGGGTTATCAATAGTGAAACCAATATTGCTGAAGCAGTGAATGATATTTCGGGGATAAATATTTCCAAGGGTGGCAAGAACAACTCAGAATTGAGCATCCGTGGCTTTGCGAAAGAAGATGTGATGATCATGATAGATGGCAGACCCATCGGAGGTGGTTATTTTGATGCCGTGGATCTATCCTCTCTGCCAGTGGCTGATATTAAGGAAATACAAGTGATAAAAGGTCCTGTATCTGCCCTATACGGCAGTAATACCATGGGTGGAGTGGTAAATATCATCTCTGCTACTCCTGATAATTCCGCCTGGCTGGAAGGCATCATGCAAATCCAGCGCAATAATACTAATCGTTTTCAACTCTCTTCATCACATAAATTTTGGAACTGGGATTACCTGGTCTCTTTTGCCAGGTATAATACTGATGGTTTCCCGCTCTCTGATGATTTTGTCCCCGTCACTTTGGAAAACGGTGGCATCAGAGATCATTCAGCCCAAAGACAATATGATCTGCAGGGGCGTGTAAATTATGATCTTTCTGATTTGCACCGTATTGGCATCTCTGCTTCCTATACCTGGATGGATGAACGTCAGATTCCAGTTGCTACTAATGAACTTTATAATCCCAATTATCCTCTGGATATTTTCCGCAAATTTGTGGATTGGAAAAGATACCAGGTTAGTTTCCAGAACGATCTTCAGATAGACTGGAATAAAACTTTGAATATGAACCTGTATTTTGATGGCTATGACGATATTTATCAAACCTTTAGGCAACCAGATGATACTGACCTTGATCTCAATTCCAGATTGCTTAGCTCTAATATCGGGACGATTAATAAATTTACACTCAAAATGAATAACTGGGATATCATCGCCGGCTACCGGGCTGAATATCAATCATATAAAAGAAAGGATAATGGAGATTATAAGGATTGGACTTCCAACTGGCAATTACTGCAAAATCCCTTTTGCCAGGTGGAAGTCAGGCTCAATGATTTTACGTTCTCTGCCGGTTCAGGGTTTTCTATCTTTCATCAGAATCACCGTAATAACTGGATTTACCACCTTGAACCCTCTTTAGGACTTTTCTATGAAACGAAAGGTTTTGCTCAGTATAACCTGGCGATATCTAATAACGTCAATTATCCTGGTATGCATGAACTCTTTTCTTCATCTTCCGGCAATCCAGACTTAAAAGAAGAAAGTGCCTGGAAATATGAACTTTCTACACTGCAACCATTTACGGTCGGTTCACTTGCCGGAAACCTGGATGTGGCTGTATTTTATAATGCCATAAATAATTTGGTTGATAAGGTATATTATGCTCATTATTCCCAATATGAAAATATTGAACAAGTGGATAGTTATGGATTGGAAGCAGCCTTCAAATGTAATTTCATTCTTGAGCATAATTTCCAGTATCGTTATTTACAATACACCGATAATAGCGATAGACCGCTTAATGAGAATCCGCAGAACATTGTAAATATCAATGAGAAGATCATGCTGCCTTATGATATATTCTTTGTATATGATGCTTCCTGGCATGATATTTCCCATAGTGATGATGAGATATTACCCGCCTATTGGCTGCATAATTTTTATCTGAATAGAACTTTTGCTAAATTCAAAGTAAAGCTCGGCATAGAAAACGCCTTTGATCAAAACTATCAGGAAAAATCAGGTTATCCTCAACCGGGCAGAGATATTATTCTGACCCTTGAAACAAGCATTTTGTAATATGAAATTCGTTCCTAATCTGCGTACCGTGATGGTTATTGTAATTTGCCTGACCGGAATTTCGGTTGCCTATCAGCAACCTAATGTGCAAATTACTCTACTGGCAATCACGATGGCTCTGCTCTTTATTCTGCGTCCATCAGCCAAGGCAAGAAAACAGCTTCTCATTCGTATTTCCAGACTTGGCAGGATCATTCTGGTGATCTTCATCTTCCAATTGCTTTTTCGCCGTAATGGAAATGTTATCTTTGAGTTCAGTTTACTGCGTATCACAGATATTGGCATTAATTATGCCCTCGCCTCCTCACTTCGCTTTTTCCTGATCATACTCGTTGCCGGATTATTGATGGATTATCCCTTTCAGGATTATCTGATAGCGCTTAACGCCTGGAAATTCCCATACGAGATCAGCTTTATAGT is part of the Candidatus Stygibacter australis genome and encodes:
- a CDS encoding ABC transporter ATP-binding protein; this encodes MKLLQVEDLGFKYPDQKDWLFSGLSFSIESGQIMALTGDNGSGKTTLLYMLSGIIPRHRQGEIKGEIILADIDHKNAALPELAANISLVMQQPEDQIFFPTVEQELAFAPENLCLSVEEINSRIDQVLKLLNIVKLRFADTDKLSFGQQKLVALAAIHTLQPKILLLDEISGGLDDDKLAAVCQLIRDYTDSGKAVIIADHYPGLLKMADITLDLNSK
- a CDS encoding ABC transporter ATP-binding protein, yielding MNNLITLKNFSFAFSEKDIFQEIDLEIPLEGVSLLSGENGSGKSTFCRLLLALQSGYKGKLLFNDLEIAGTDTESIAEEIIYLRQSPSLNLLAATSMLDLGIWQAGFEVNNIDEAAIEKALNYFDMLNYKDKPVWELSEGQRQRVALAALLLNKQKIWLLDEPAAGLDSTRQRQLKKLIIEQSKQKGILIISHRYDLFADVSEKIYEIKEKSINLRK
- a CDS encoding TonB-dependent receptor, giving the protein MKNILFIIVIIYCFSMYAAEPDSLKAHPEPKYLLEGASITAEKPTQAIGKIVVKTFDERVINSETNIAEAVNDISGINISKGGKNNSELSIRGFAKEDVMIMIDGRPIGGGYFDAVDLSSLPVADIKEIQVIKGPVSALYGSNTMGGVVNIISATPDNSAWLEGIMQIQRNNTNRFQLSSSHKFWNWDYLVSFARYNTDGFPLSDDFVPVTLENGGIRDHSAQRQYDLQGRVNYDLSDLHRIGISASYTWMDERQIPVATNELYNPNYPLDIFRKFVDWKRYQVSFQNDLQIDWNKTLNMNLYFDGYDDIYQTFRQPDDTDLDLNSRLLSSNIGTINKFTLKMNNWDIIAGYRAEYQSYKRKDNGDYKDWTSNWQLLQNPFCQVEVRLNDFTFSAGSGFSIFHQNHRNNWIYHLEPSLGLFYETKGFAQYNLAISNNVNYPGMHELFSSSSGNPDLKEESAWKYELSTLQPFTVGSLAGNLDVAVFYNAINNLVDKVYYAHYSQYENIEQVDSYGLEAAFKCNFILEHNFQYRYLQYTDNSDRPLNENPQNIVNINEKIMLPYDIFFVYDASWHDISHSDDEILPAYWLHNFYLNRTFAKFKVKLGIENAFDQNYQEKSGYPQPGRDIILTLETSIL
- a CDS encoding energy-coupling factor transporter transmembrane component T codes for the protein MKQAFCNMKFVPNLRTVMVIVICLTGISVAYQQPNVQITLLAITMALLFILRPSAKARKQLLIRISRLGRIILVIFIFQLLFRRNGNVIFEFSLLRITDIGINYALASSLRFFLIILVAGLLMDYPFQDYLIALNAWKFPYEISFIVAATIHFLPVFKRIFDNKMETLALRNISLKKLTLRQRLAAFKILLIPVLANAIHNIQNRAISLELRAFRLRKTRTYLHHNKLASTDFVMIILTLILTVITLSVLQ